A segment of the Desulfuromonas acetoxidans DSM 684 genome:
AAAGGCAAAACGCGCCAGCCCCAGACAGGCGGCAACGATTAGCGTGCCGACACCGACAATGATCCAGCCGTAGTGGATTTTTGGGGAATCATGAGTTGTGGGTTTCATAGCGGCAGATTGTAGCCTAAGGGGGCGGTGAGTCAAAGGTAAATAGCTGCTAAGGTCTTGACGGAGAGGCGATATACAAAAAAAAATCGGGACCATTGCTGATCCCGATTTTTATCAAAATGGCTTACTCGGGTTAAGTCTGACTAAGCTTTTTTTCGCTTTCGTGAGTAATACGCAAGCCCAGCCAGGCCACAGCCGAGGAGCAAAACTGTCGCTGGCTCGGGAACCGCTGAAATTCGAGATTCCGGGATGTCAAAGAGATAACGGTAACTAGAGCCAAATACGCTACTTGGATAGTCAAAGTCCAGCAGGCTCACGCTATCGACAATCAAGTGTAAAGATCCTCCGTTATCCAAGCCATCCCCATATGAATCGGTCATGTACAGGGTATAGTCACCCGGGTCGAGGTCCCAATTGTAAGAATACGTATAATGGCTCGTCAGATTTGTCCCCCCTGCATTAAAAGAGGGGCCAGTAATTGACCAACTTGTCTCATAGCCCCACCCGCCTGCATTGATATCGAAATACACTGGTGTTGCACAGGCTGGGTAAATAAAACAGGTTGTGAAAATGAATAGAAGGAATAAGGTTTTTTTCATAGCAATCTCCTGAACGGCACAAAAAAATATCGTATGCAAAAACATTGGTAACTTAATGTGTCTATTTGCAAAAATGAAGCCAGTGAAAAGTTTGCCGATAAATCAAAGAGTTGCTCAAGGTTTTTGTGGATAAAACGCGGTCTGTAAAGAAAACCGACACCTTTTCAGGATTAAATAGGGAGACTTCTCGGTGTGTGCGGGGCAGAGAACAGAGGCGTTTGTCAACGGAGTGT
Coding sequences within it:
- a CDS encoding PEP-CTERM sorting domain-containing protein, which produces MKKTLFLLFIFTTCFIYPACATPVYFDINAGGWGYETSWSITGPSFNAGGTNLTSHYTYSYNWDLDPGDYTLYMTDSYGDGLDNGGSLHLIVDSVSLLDFDYPSSVFGSSYRYLFDIPESRISAVPEPATVLLLGCGLAGLAYYSRKRKKA